A window from Pseudomonas alloputida encodes these proteins:
- a CDS encoding sigma-70 family RNA polymerase sigma factor gives MLTSPMSGLLASFQEHYDDLLQFLTRRMSDRQRAADVAQETYLKLVNIDEQAVPVLHARSFIFRVAGNLAIDALRREQRIAASHDDSDGACEVACPAPAPEAALLARERLQILDQALLQLPDNARQALLLNRVEGLTQKQVAQRLGVSESMVAKYIGQALRHCRGRLKQAGVAASVVLLVAAVAGWQQAPILLADYHTAVGERQVITLTDGTRVTLNSASALSVAFSEHERRVVLDAGEALFETADDSRPFVVETAGARVQGNAATFSVQRDGHVVLARGEAKVGEHELAVAADAGTQMAWQRGKLIFNGKPLGQVLTELERYRHGRIVLSDSKLAAMEVSGVFDLDEPEALLRTLEQRYGLKVTYLPWLAVVH, from the coding sequence ATGCTGACTTCACCCATGTCGGGCCTGCTGGCAAGTTTCCAGGAGCACTACGACGACCTGCTGCAGTTTCTGACACGGCGCATGAGTGACCGCCAGCGCGCGGCCGATGTGGCGCAGGAAACCTACCTGAAGCTGGTGAACATCGACGAGCAGGCGGTGCCGGTGTTGCACGCGCGCAGTTTCATCTTCCGCGTCGCCGGCAACCTGGCGATTGACGCTTTGCGCCGTGAGCAACGCATCGCCGCCAGCCACGACGACAGCGACGGAGCCTGTGAGGTGGCCTGCCCGGCGCCTGCACCCGAGGCGGCGTTGCTGGCCCGCGAGCGTTTGCAGATTCTTGACCAGGCGCTGCTGCAGTTGCCCGACAATGCCCGCCAGGCGCTGTTGCTCAACCGTGTCGAGGGCCTGACCCAGAAGCAGGTCGCTCAACGCCTGGGGGTTTCCGAGAGCATGGTGGCAAAGTATATCGGCCAGGCCTTGCGCCATTGCCGCGGCCGGCTGAAGCAGGCGGGTGTGGCGGCTTCGGTGGTGTTGCTGGTCGCCGCTGTGGCGGGTTGGCAGCAAGCCCCGATACTGCTGGCCGATTACCACACCGCCGTGGGCGAGCGGCAGGTCATTACCCTGACAGATGGCACACGGGTGACGCTGAACAGCGCCAGTGCCTTGAGCGTGGCGTTCAGCGAGCATGAACGGCGTGTGGTACTCGATGCGGGTGAGGCGTTGTTCGAGACCGCCGATGATTCACGTCCGTTTGTGGTCGAAACGGCCGGTGCGCGGGTGCAGGGCAATGCTGCCACCTTCAGCGTGCAGCGCGATGGCCACGTCGTGTTGGCTCGCGGTGAAGCCAAGGTGGGTGAACATGAACTGGCAGTGGCGGCCGATGCCGGCACGCAGATGGCCTGGCAGCGTGGCAAGCTGATCTTCAACGGCAAGCCGCTGGGGCAGGTGCTGACCGAGCTTGAGCGATACCGGCATGGGCGCATTGTGTTGTCCGACAGCAAGCTGGCTGCGATGGAAGTGAGCGGGGTGTTTGACCTGGATGAACCTGAGGCCCTGTTGCGGACGTTGGAGCAGCGGTATGGCCTGAAGGTGACTTACCTGCCGTGGTTGGCCGTGGTGCATTGA
- a CDS encoding LEA type 2 family protein: MTARLYRYTRLFLVLLLACGLGACALFQPRDPVNISVIGIEPLPGQELELRMAVKMRVQNPNEAPIDYNGIALNLEVNGQPLATGVSDQQGHIGRYDEAVIVVPVSITAFSFLRQAYGLGKLDSLQGLPYKLRGKLAGGPLGTVRFTDEGKLDLPKGTY, encoded by the coding sequence ATGACTGCCCGTCTATACCGCTACACCCGCCTGTTCCTGGTCCTGCTGCTGGCCTGTGGCCTGGGGGCCTGTGCGCTGTTCCAGCCACGCGACCCGGTGAACATCAGCGTGATCGGCATCGAACCACTGCCCGGTCAGGAGCTGGAACTGCGCATGGCGGTGAAAATGCGGGTGCAAAACCCCAATGAGGCGCCGATCGATTACAACGGTATCGCCTTGAACCTGGAAGTGAACGGCCAGCCGCTGGCCACTGGGGTCAGTGACCAGCAGGGGCATATTGGCCGCTACGACGAAGCGGTGATCGTGGTGCCGGTAAGCATCACGGCGTTTTCCTTCCTGCGCCAGGCCTATGGGCTGGGCAAGCTGGATTCGCTGCAGGGTCTACCCTACAAGCTGCGCGGCAAACTGGCCGGCGGGCCGCTGGGGACCGTGCGCTTTACCGATGAAGGCAAGCTGGACCTGCCCAAGGGCACCTACTGA
- a CDS encoding DUF883 family protein: MARKNATLADSDQIKDQVFSELQSLIEESEKLLNDSAALVGEEAETLRAQVSLKLRQARQAASNVRSKAQPVVDATQDYIGGHPWQTVAISAGLGLAVGLLLGRRS, translated from the coding sequence ATGGCCCGGAAAAACGCCACGCTGGCTGACAGCGATCAGATCAAGGACCAGGTATTCAGCGAACTGCAATCGCTGATAGAAGAATCGGAAAAACTGCTGAACGACAGTGCCGCCCTGGTGGGCGAAGAAGCCGAGACCCTGCGCGCCCAGGTAAGCCTGAAACTTCGTCAGGCTCGCCAGGCGGCCAGCAACGTGCGCAGCAAGGCGCAACCGGTGGTGGACGCCACCCAGGACTACATCGGCGGCCACCCCTGGCAGACTGTTGCTATTTCTGCCGGCCTCGGGCTGGCGGTAGGCCTGCTACTGGGCCGGCGCAGTTAA
- a CDS encoding tRNA-(ms[2]io[6]A)-hydroxylase, with the protein MSLIPEIDAFLGCPTPDAWIEAALADQETLLIDHKNCEFKAASTALSLIAKYNTHLDLINMMSRLAREELVHHEQVLRLMKRRGVPLRPVSAGRYASGLRRLVRAHEPVKLVDTLVVGAFIEARSCERFAALVPHLDEELGRFYHGLLKSEARHYQGYLKLAHNYGDEADIARCVELVRAAEMELIQSPDQELRFHSGIPQALAA; encoded by the coding sequence ATGTCCCTGATCCCCGAAATCGACGCCTTTCTTGGCTGCCCGACGCCAGATGCCTGGATCGAAGCGGCGCTCGCCGACCAGGAAACCCTGCTGATCGACCACAAGAACTGCGAGTTCAAGGCCGCCAGCACGGCCTTGAGCCTGATCGCCAAGTACAACACTCACCTGGATCTGATCAACATGATGTCGCGCCTGGCCCGCGAGGAGCTGGTGCACCACGAACAGGTGTTACGCCTCATGAAACGCCGCGGTGTGCCGTTGCGTCCGGTGTCGGCAGGGCGTTATGCGTCGGGGTTGCGCCGGCTGGTGCGCGCCCACGAGCCGGTCAAGTTGGTGGATACGCTGGTGGTGGGGGCGTTCATCGAGGCGCGCAGTTGCGAACGTTTTGCCGCGCTGGTGCCGCATCTGGATGAAGAGCTGGGCCGCTTCTACCACGGGCTGCTGAAAAGCGAAGCGCGCCACTACCAGGGCTACCTGAAACTGGCGCACAACTACGGTGATGAAGCGGACATCGCTCGCTGCGTCGAGCTGGTACGCGCGGCGGAAATGGAGCTGATCCAGTCACCAGACCAGGAGCTGCGCTTCCACAGCGGCATCCCGCAGGCTTTGGCCGCCTGA
- a CDS encoding universal stress protein — protein MQAVRSILVVLDPAHAHSRALTRAKLIAGITGARLHLLMCDKRHDHSALLSLLSSQLHDDGFDNVTHEEGWRDNLHDTIIHVQQAEGCELVIKDHRPDNPLKKALLTPSDWKLLRQCPCAVLMVKSERPWTGGKILAAVDVGNQDEDHRRLHASIIDHGFEIAKLAKGELHVISAHPSPMLSASDPAFQLSDTIEKRYREACSAFQAEYGIREECLHVAEGPADVLIPHTEQKLDAVVTVMGTVCRTGISGALIGNTSEVVLDALQGDVLVLKSEEAIAHLAELARG, from the coding sequence ATGCAAGCCGTCCGCAGCATCCTCGTCGTCCTCGACCCCGCGCACGCCCACAGCCGGGCGCTTACTCGGGCCAAGCTGATTGCCGGCATCACCGGCGCGCGCCTGCACCTGCTGATGTGCGACAAACGGCATGATCACAGTGCGCTGCTGAGCCTGCTGAGCAGCCAGTTGCATGATGACGGCTTCGACAATGTCACCCATGAAGAGGGCTGGCGCGACAACCTGCACGACACCATCATCCATGTACAGCAGGCCGAAGGCTGCGAACTGGTGATCAAGGACCACCGCCCGGACAATCCGCTGAAAAAGGCCCTGCTCACCCCCAGCGACTGGAAGCTGCTGCGCCAATGTCCGTGTGCGGTGCTGATGGTCAAGAGCGAGCGGCCATGGACCGGGGGCAAGATCCTGGCGGCGGTGGACGTGGGCAACCAGGACGAAGACCACCGCCGCCTGCATGCCAGCATCATCGACCACGGCTTCGAGATTGCCAAACTGGCCAAGGGAGAACTGCACGTCATCAGTGCCCACCCGTCGCCGATGCTGTCAGCGTCGGACCCGGCGTTCCAGCTGAGCGATACGATCGAAAAGCGCTACCGTGAAGCGTGCAGCGCGTTCCAGGCTGAATACGGCATCAGGGAAGAATGCCTGCATGTGGCCGAAGGGCCAGCGGATGTGTTGATTCCACATACCGAACAGAAGCTCGATGCCGTGGTGACGGTGATGGGCACGGTGTGCCGCACGGGCATTTCCGGGGCGTTGATTGGTAATACCTCGGAAGTGGTACTGGATGCGCTGCAGGGTGATGTGCTGGTGCTCAAGAGTGAGGAAGCCATCGCCCACCTGGCGGAGCTGGCCCGCGGCTGA
- a CDS encoding formate dehydrogenase subunit delta, with product MSSENLVKMANQIAHYFDSEPDRALAVQGVRQHLQSFWTPAMRRQLAEWSEAHAGEGLDPKVREALV from the coding sequence ATGAGCAGTGAAAACCTGGTCAAGATGGCCAACCAGATTGCCCATTACTTCGACAGCGAGCCCGACCGGGCGCTGGCGGTGCAAGGGGTGCGGCAGCATTTGCAGAGCTTCTGGACGCCGGCGATGCGCCGGCAGCTGGCGGAATGGAGCGAGGCCCATGCGGGGGAGGGGCTTGATCCGAAGGTGCGGGAGGCGTTGGTCTAG
- the fdhF gene encoding formate dehydrogenase subunit alpha, with amino-acid sequence MINFFDPASDKSSDLGTPARESDVQVSLSIDGRAISVPAGTSVMRAAAMLGTSIPKLCATDSLEAFGSCRMCMVEIEGMRGYPASCTTPVSEGMVVRTETPRLAGLRRNVMELYISDHPLDCLTCSANGNCELQTVAGQVGLREVRYGYDGANHLDEKKDVSNPYFDYEPSKCIVCSRCVRACEDIQGTFALTITGRGFESRVAAAGGENFLASECVSCGACVQTCPTATLTEKSLVQLGQPERSVITTCAYCGVGCSFRAEIKGDQLVRMVPDKNGGANHGHACVKGRFAWGYATHPDRITKPMIRKRLEDPWQEVSWDEAVTYAASEFRRIQLKYGRDSIGGITSSRCTNEEAYLVQKLVRTAFGNNNVDTCARVCHSPTGYGLKQTLGESAGTQSFDSVMQADVVLVIGANPTDAHPVFGSQLKRRLRQGARLIVIDPRRIDLVDSPHARADLHLQLRPGTNVAMLNALAHVIVTEGLLAQSFIDARCETGDFARWRDFVSLPDNAPEVLGPVCGVPAEQIRAAARLYATGGNAAIYYGLGVTEHSQGSTAVMGIANLAMATGNIGREGVGVNPLRGQNNVQGSCDMGSFPHELPGYRHVSNEGVRAEFEQAWGVTLQPDPGLRIPNMFEAALDGSFKALYCQGEDIAQSDPNTQHVTAALLAMECVVVQDIFLNETAKFAHVFLPGSSFLEKDGTFTNAERRISRVRKVMEPLAGKADWEATVALANALGYPMNYRHPSEIMDEIARLTPTFRRISYAELDRHGSLQWPCNDAAPDGTPTMHIDQFVRGKGRFMLTGYVPTDEKVNNRYPLLLTTGRILSQYNVGAQTRRTGNVAWHDADRLEIHPTDAESRGIQDGDWVGIGSRAGQTVLRAKVSTRVAPGVVYTTFHFPESGANVITTDNSDWATNCPEYKVTAVEVVKVFQPSQWQKRYQDFSDEQQRLLKERRTAEKAEVRR; translated from the coding sequence GTGATCAATTTCTTCGACCCCGCTTCTGATAAAAGCAGCGACCTCGGCACCCCGGCCCGCGAAAGCGACGTGCAGGTCAGCCTGAGCATCGACGGCCGCGCCATCAGCGTGCCTGCTGGCACCTCGGTCATGCGCGCCGCCGCCATGCTGGGCACCAGCATCCCCAAACTGTGCGCCACCGACAGCCTCGAAGCCTTCGGCTCCTGCCGCATGTGCATGGTGGAAATCGAAGGCATGCGCGGCTACCCGGCATCCTGCACCACGCCAGTCAGCGAAGGCATGGTGGTGCGCACCGAAACCCCGCGCCTGGCCGGCCTGCGCCGCAACGTGATGGAGCTGTACATTTCCGACCACCCGCTGGACTGCCTGACCTGTTCGGCCAACGGTAACTGCGAGCTGCAGACCGTCGCCGGCCAGGTGGGCCTGCGTGAGGTGCGCTACGGCTATGACGGTGCCAACCACCTGGACGAGAAAAAAGACGTTTCCAACCCGTATTTCGACTACGAGCCGAGCAAGTGCATCGTCTGCAGCCGCTGTGTGCGCGCCTGCGAGGACATCCAGGGTACGTTCGCCCTGACCATTACCGGGCGTGGTTTCGAATCGCGGGTGGCGGCAGCGGGTGGCGAAAACTTCCTTGCGTCCGAATGCGTGTCGTGCGGCGCCTGCGTGCAGACCTGTCCGACCGCGACCCTCACGGAAAAGAGCCTGGTGCAGCTTGGCCAGCCTGAGCGTTCGGTCATTACCACCTGCGCCTACTGCGGCGTTGGCTGCTCGTTCCGCGCTGAAATCAAGGGTGACCAGCTGGTGCGCATGGTCCCGGACAAGAACGGTGGCGCCAACCACGGCCACGCCTGCGTCAAGGGCCGCTTTGCCTGGGGCTATGCCACCCACCCGGACCGCATCACCAAACCGATGATCCGCAAGCGCCTGGAAGACCCGTGGCAGGAAGTCAGCTGGGACGAGGCCGTGACCTATGCCGCCAGCGAGTTCCGCCGCATCCAGCTCAAATACGGGCGCGACTCCATCGGCGGTATCACCTCCAGCCGCTGTACCAACGAAGAAGCCTATCTGGTGCAGAAACTGGTGCGCACGGCCTTCGGTAACAACAACGTCGACACCTGCGCACGGGTATGCCATTCGCCCACCGGTTATGGCCTGAAGCAGACCCTGGGTGAGTCGGCCGGCACGCAAAGCTTCGACTCGGTGATGCAGGCCGACGTTGTGCTGGTGATTGGCGCCAACCCCACCGATGCGCACCCGGTGTTCGGCTCGCAACTCAAGCGCCGCCTGCGCCAAGGGGCGCGGCTGATCGTGATCGACCCACGGCGTATCGACCTGGTCGACTCGCCGCACGCCCGCGCCGACCTGCACCTGCAACTGCGCCCGGGCACCAACGTGGCCATGCTCAACGCCCTGGCCCACGTGATCGTCACCGAGGGCCTGCTGGCCCAAAGCTTCATCGATGCCCGCTGCGAAACCGGAGACTTCGCCCGTTGGCGCGACTTCGTCAGCCTGCCAGACAACGCCCCCGAGGTGCTCGGCCCGGTTTGTGGCGTGCCCGCCGAGCAGATCCGCGCTGCGGCCCGGCTGTATGCCACCGGCGGCAACGCGGCCATCTACTACGGCCTGGGGGTGACCGAGCACAGCCAAGGCAGTACCGCAGTGATGGGCATCGCCAACCTGGCCATGGCCACTGGCAACATCGGCCGTGAAGGGGTAGGGGTGAACCCGCTGCGCGGGCAGAACAACGTGCAGGGCTCGTGCGACATGGGCTCGTTCCCCCACGAGCTGCCCGGCTACCGGCATGTCTCCAACGAGGGCGTGCGCGCCGAGTTCGAACAGGCGTGGGGCGTGACCTTGCAGCCCGACCCGGGTCTGCGCATTCCCAACATGTTCGAGGCGGCGCTGGATGGCAGCTTCAAGGCGCTGTACTGCCAGGGTGAGGACATCGCCCAGAGCGACCCCAACACCCAGCACGTCACCGCGGCCTTGCTGGCCATGGAGTGCGTGGTGGTGCAGGACATCTTCCTCAACGAAACTGCCAAGTTCGCCCATGTGTTCCTGCCGGGCAGTTCGTTCCTGGAAAAGGACGGCACCTTCACCAACGCCGAGCGGCGTATTTCGCGGGTGCGCAAGGTCATGGAGCCGCTGGCCGGCAAGGCCGACTGGGAAGCTACCGTGGCCCTGGCCAACGCCCTGGGCTACCCGATGAACTACCGCCATCCTTCCGAGATCATGGACGAGATCGCCCGCCTGACGCCGACCTTCCGTCGTATCAGCTACGCGGAACTCGACCGCCATGGCAGCCTGCAGTGGCCGTGCAACGACGCTGCCCCAGACGGCACGCCGACCATGCACATCGACCAGTTCGTGCGTGGCAAGGGGCGCTTCATGCTCACCGGCTACGTGCCCACCGACGAAAAGGTCAACAACCGCTACCCGTTGCTGCTGACCACCGGGCGCATTCTCAGCCAGTACAACGTCGGCGCCCAGACCCGGCGTACCGGCAACGTCGCCTGGCATGACGCCGACCGCCTGGAGATCCACCCGACCGACGCTGAAAGCCGTGGCATCCAAGACGGTGACTGGGTCGGCATCGGCAGCCGCGCCGGGCAGACTGTGCTGCGTGCCAAGGTCAGTACGCGGGTGGCGCCGGGAGTGGTGTACACCACCTTCCACTTCCCAGAGTCGGGGGCCAACGTGATCACCACCGACAACTCCGACTGGGCCACCAACTGCCCCGAGTACAAGGTGACGGCAGTGGAAGTGGTGAAAGTGTTCCAGCCATCGCAATGGCAGAAGCGCTATCAGGACTTCAGTGATGAACAGCAGCGGCTACTGAAAGAGCGCCGCACTGCGGAGAAAGCCGAGGTTCGCCGATGA